In the genome of Vibrio ziniensis, the window AAGAATGGGTGGTTGAAGACATATTTACCAATGCGCGTTGAGCCTGTGTCATCCATTTCCACTGCAGCAAGCAGAGTTGGATAGGTTGGCAGTACAAACAGAGCACTTACTGCTGCGAAAGAAGCCACCGCAGTTAGAGGTGCAACACCAATCGCAAGTGCCGCAGGCATTAGTGCAACAGTCGTTGCACCTTGTGAGTAAAGCAGCATAGAGGCAAAGAATAATACGATAGCGAGCATCCAAGGATTATTTGCCAATAGTGCACCCGCGACATCTTTGATGTCTGCAACGTGTGCGTTGACAAAGGTAGAACCCAGCCAAGCCACACCAAGAACACACACACAAGCTGTCATGCCTGAACGGAATGTTGGTGCGCTAGAGATTTTCGCAGCATCGATTTTAGTCACAAATACGATCAATGCCGCTGCTGCTAACATCACTGTCATAATGGCTTCGTTACGACCCAACGCAGGGTTCTCAATCAAACCTACAGATTTAGAGATAGCGGCTGCATAGCAAACAACGAAACCGATAGCGGCAAGGAAAATGTAAGTTGCTGTTTTTGCAGTCGGTAGAATCTTGCGTTGCTGTTTATCAGCAAGCTTGATTAAGCCCTTCTCTAAACGATCTTGATAAACAGGATCGTTTTTCAGCTCGCCGCCCATAAAGTTCGCAACTAACGCTCCCACCATACAGGCTGCAAACGTTGTTGGAATACACACAGCGAGAAGCGTCAGGTAATCAACTCCGAATGGTGCCAGCATGGCTGCAAACGCCACAACCGCCGCCGAAATAGGAGACGCTGTGATAGCAATTTGCGAAGCAACTACCGCAATTGAAAGAGGACGTGAAGGACGTACACCTTGTCCTTTTGCTACTTCAGCAATAACCGGAAGCGTAGAAAATGCTGTATGTCCGGTGCCTGCCATCAAGGTCATGATGAAAGTAACAATTGGAGCGTAGAAAGTGATGCGTTGTGGATTCTTACGCAGGAAGTTTTCTGCGATTTGAACTAACCAATCCATACCACCTGCCACTTGCATTGCAGCAATTGCTGTGATCACTGACATGATGATAAGAATAACGTCAACAGGGACATATGCTTGGCTTGTCGGTACACCAAGGCCTAGTGAGAGCGCAATTACACCTGCACCACCTGCTAAGCCAATACCGATGCCGCCAATGCGAGCACCCAAGAAAATGAAGAGAAGAACAACTAATAGCTCGACCCAAACCATAGTGATACCTCGTTTAGTAAATGAAATAATATTGGTTTGCAGTCCGTTGCAATTGTTATTTATGCGCTGCTTTTTGCAGCTTTTTTTAAAAGAAAAGGCTCCTTACAGAGCCTTTTCGCTGAATCTATTATTCGTAGCGCTTCGCTTTATACTGTGGGCGCATCAGGTTTTCAACAGAGAAGATGTCATCTAGCTCCTCTTCTGTTAGTAATCCGCGATCGAGTACAACTTCTCGGACGCTTTTCCCAGTTTCAGCGCAGATTTTTCCTACAATGTCACCTTCATGGTGACCAATATATGGGTTCAGATAAGTCACAATGCCGATAGAGTTAAACACGTAGTTTTCACATACTTCTTTGTTAACGGTAATACCATCAATACATTTGTCGCGAAGGTTTACACACGCATTTGACAGCAGTGAGATTGATTCAAACATGGCTTGTGCAATCACAGGCTCCATTACGTTTAGCTGTAACTGGCCGCCTTCTGCTGCAAAAGAGACAGTGTTGTCGTTACCTAGAACTTTAAAGCAGACTTGGTTTACAACTTCAGGAACCACAGGGTTAACTTTGGCCGGCATAATTGAAGAGCCTGCTTGAAGTTCTGGTAGGTTCAACTCGTTTAAACCTGCGCGAGGGCCAGAAGAGAGCAGACGTAAATCGTTACAAATCTTCGATAGCTTCACTGCTAGGCGTTTTAGAGCACCGTGAGTCATTACGTATGCCCCACAGTCGGATGTTGCTTCGATAAGGTCTTCAGCAGGTACGACACTTAAGCCAGTTACTTCTGCCAGGTGTTTTACTGCTAACGCTTGATAACCTGGCGCTGCGTTTAAGCCAGTGCCAATTGCGGTTGCG includes:
- the aspA gene encoding aspartate ammonia-lyase; the protein is MATLYEAQHTAQSANRIEEDLLGQRHVPADAYYGIHTLRAIENFNISSATISDIPEFIRGMVMTKKAAALANKELAVIPKDVANYIIQACDVILETGKCMDQFPTDVFQGGAGTSVNMNTNEVIANLALELMGKEKGQYQFINPNDHVNRSQSTNCAYPTGFRISVYNSVLKLIEAIEYLKGAFELKSQEFNTVIKMGRTQLQDAVPMTVGQEFHAWAVTLNEEIRALEYTSKLLLEINLGATAIGTGLNAAPGYQALAVKHLAEVTGLSVVPAEDLIEATSDCGAYVMTHGALKRLAVKLSKICNDLRLLSSGPRAGLNELNLPELQAGSSIMPAKVNPVVPEVVNQVCFKVLGNDNTVSFAAEGGQLQLNVMEPVIAQAMFESISLLSNACVNLRDKCIDGITVNKEVCENYVFNSIGIVTYLNPYIGHHEGDIVGKICAETGKSVREVVLDRGLLTEEELDDIFSVENLMRPQYKAKRYE
- a CDS encoding anaerobic C4-dicarboxylate transporter is translated as MVWVELLVVLLFIFLGARIGGIGIGLAGGAGVIALSLGLGVPTSQAYVPVDVILIIMSVITAIAAMQVAGGMDWLVQIAENFLRKNPQRITFYAPIVTFIMTLMAGTGHTAFSTLPVIAEVAKGQGVRPSRPLSIAVVASQIAITASPISAAVVAFAAMLAPFGVDYLTLLAVCIPTTFAACMVGALVANFMGGELKNDPVYQDRLEKGLIKLADKQQRKILPTAKTATYIFLAAIGFVVCYAAAISKSVGLIENPALGRNEAIMTVMLAAAALIVFVTKIDAAKISSAPTFRSGMTACVCVLGVAWLGSTFVNAHVADIKDVAGALLANNPWMLAIVLFFASMLLYSQGATTVALMPAALAIGVAPLTAVASFAAVSALFVLPTYPTLLAAVEMDDTGSTRIGKYVFNHPFFIPGVATIASAVTFGFLFGGLFI